TGAGCATCTGCGGCAGCACGCGCGTGTCAGCATTGCCGATGAGGACGTGCAGCGGAAGGTGCGTGCGTTTCATCGCGGAGTCGATCCTCCAGCCGTTACGCATCTCATCGCCGTGTATTGACGCAGCGTTTTCACTTCGACCAATTTCGACGCGGCGCACATCAGATCGCGTATGTGTGGGCGACGGACTCGGCGTGAGCTTGCTAGAACCGATACGCAGCATATCCGCCGAGGTACGTGATGTTGCGACGCGCGCTCGCCGGCGCTGTCTCCCGCACGTACGGGCCCACCACGAATGCGCCCGCTGTCGCCAGCAGGGTGACACGCCGGTTGACCTCCCATTCCAGCTCCACGCCGGGCTGATGGCCGACGAAGCGTGCCGACGTTCGTGCCCCCGTGCGAAGTGGCACGCCCACCGGATTGTAAACGCCGTCGGCGGCGCTATCCCGCCAGTATACGAGCCACTCGACGGAGAGTGACGCCCCCCGCCAGGGCTCCACTTCCAGTCGCGGGTGCAGGTCGCGGACATTCGCGGGGCCGACGGGTGAGAGGAGACCAAAGTAGTCGCCGCGCGGATACAGTGGATGAAACGTTTGCAGGTCCGCGTTGTCGCGATCGCGGTCACCGCTTGCGACGTCCGCCCGCAGTGAGATTCGTGGTGACAACGGCGTGTGCGGCCAGCGCACACCAGTCTCTGTGGCCAGGGTCCACGCACGTATGCGGCCCGCCGCGGGGCCATCGCCGAATGCTCCGAACTGCAGCATCGGCTCCCAGTTGTAGTCGATAACCGTTCCGTTGAGCGCGACGGCTCCCCACAACCGCGTGCCCAGGGTGTGGCGAAGTTCACGCCGTGGCGGGCCGCTCGCATTCTGATCGAACCGTGCCCCGCGTCGCCAATGTCCGATGTAGTAGCCGTCGACGCGAAGACCTGCTTTCTTCGTCGCGCCGGGCACCCTGAGACCTGCGGCGTACGCCCCCCACAGCGTGCGTGTGCGGTCGATCCCGTCGTCGAAGACGCCGCGCCGCGTCATCGCCGGCGAGGCGACGAAGATGTCCACGCGCGCCTGGTCTTGCCGCGGTGAGCGCGGTCCCGCCCAGCCGCTGACGGACAAGCGCACCGCGTCGAAGCTCTGTCTCACGTTCTCGCCTTCGCGGAAGTTGATCAGGCGTGCGGACCCATAAAACAACTCTTGTCGACCGAGGCGCAGGGCAACACGGCGCCGTCGCGCTGCGCCTCCGACTTCGACGTAGGCCTGATGCACGTCCAACCGGTCCACGTCTGCCGGCCGCGCACTGCCCTCACGTCCGCTCGCCAGCCCGCTCTTCAACTGCAGAAATGCTGCTGGCGCGAGCCAGATCGTTGGACGACTGAGGCGGGCGTGCAGCATGTAGCGCTGCAGAAGGTATGCATCACGAGGAATCGCGTCGACGCCGAAGTCTTCCCATCCATAGCGTTCCATGAACAAGCGCACCTCGCCGCCCAACTCGATCGCTCCCAATGATGGGGATTGCGCAGCAGCGGCCGGAGCACGCAGGCTCGCGGTGGCGACAGCGATCCCGAGCAGTATCACCGAGCTGATGCCGAATCGTCGGCACGATCGGAGAGCGGCGCGCGCGTGCCGGGCGAACCATTCCCATGCAGGTTGCTCGAGTCGCGTATCCATCGCGACCGCACCGGCGCCGGTGAGCGTGAGGGCTCCCGCGATCACGATGTACGTGAGCGCTGGCTCCAGCGCCAGAAATCCGAGCGGCCATTTGTCGATGACGGCCACGACCATGGTGCTCGCAAGTGCGACGGCGGCCGGTCGCGTCGCGAGCCCGAGCAGCAGGCATAGGCCAGCGCCAAGCTGAGCCCCAACGGCGAGCGCCGCGAAGGCAGCAGGCGCAGGGAAGCCCAATGCAGCGACCGTTTCAACGAACGCGCGGTTGCCGACAATCAGCTCCTGCGCCTTGTGTCGTCCGTGGAAGCCAAGGAACGTGGCCGCCACATACCAGCGGAGCAGGGTCGGCCCCCAACGGGCGATGGCTGCACCGCGCGCGGACGGCCTGTCGTCGGCAGAGCGGGTCATGGATGTTCCTCAGTTGCTCGTGACGGTCCGACGCTGTGTCGTCGGTCCGTGGCATCTACGTGAGCGTCGAGTCTCGCCGAACGCTGTTGACGAGTACCGCATCGGGACACCTGGAGCCGCATCGGCTCGCAGTGGCTGCGCCCGCACGCGCACAGGCATGATGACGCGCGCACACCCCGCCGCGCGTCGGGCGTTCGGCGAGTCCTGCAGTATGTCACTCGGAGCGGTCGCACCTACCCCCTACGGGTACTCGGCGCTGAGTGCGCGGGCGGCTCCTGCGCCCTCGCCATACCCCATTCGGCGTACGCGACGGCTTCACAAAAGGTGAAGTCGATGAC
This region of Gemmatimonas groenlandica genomic DNA includes:
- a CDS encoding alginate export family protein, producing the protein MTRSADDRPSARGAAIARWGPTLLRWYVAATFLGFHGRHKAQELIVGNRAFVETVAALGFPAPAAFAALAVGAQLGAGLCLLLGLATRPAAVALASTMVVAVIDKWPLGFLALEPALTYIVIAGALTLTGAGAVAMDTRLEQPAWEWFARHARAALRSCRRFGISSVILLGIAVATASLRAPAAAAQSPSLGAIELGGEVRLFMERYGWEDFGVDAIPRDAYLLQRYMLHARLSRPTIWLAPAAFLQLKSGLASGREGSARPADVDRLDVHQAYVEVGGAARRRRVALRLGRQELFYGSARLINFREGENVRQSFDAVRLSVSGWAGPRSPRQDQARVDIFVASPAMTRRGVFDDGIDRTRTLWGAYAAGLRVPGATKKAGLRVDGYYIGHWRRGARFDQNASGPPRRELRHTLGTRLWGAVALNGTVIDYNWEPMLQFGAFGDGPAAGRIRAWTLATETGVRWPHTPLSPRISLRADVASGDRDRDNADLQTFHPLYPRGDYFGLLSPVGPANVRDLHPRLEVEPWRGASLSVEWLVYWRDSAADGVYNPVGVPLRTGARTSARFVGHQPGVELEWEVNRRVTLLATAGAFVVGPYVRETAPASARRNITYLGGYAAYRF